In one window of Candidatus Hydrogenedentota bacterium DNA:
- a CDS encoding MFS transporter — translation MWFDSIRSSRHTYASNPGNCSVTKAERSWILYDCANSAQTLIVTTTILPIFFKSYAAKGMADEESTFYWGVGNTVAMVFVAIMSPMLGALADHRGFKKRLFVTFLTIGLVATAALPLVGEGEWLFCLALFGLSTIGFYGAVVFYDSFLVDVATKDRMDWVSSNGFAWGYFASTIPYILCMLLITQHQRIGFDSTLAPTRIAFLITALWWFGLSVPMLLNVRQVHFVPEHANPIGESLSRLAGTLRNVTKYRALFGFLIAYFLYIDGVHTIYKMAVAFGLDIGIDQTKLLTILLVTQIVAFPCAILFGYLAKFAGAKRMVLVGIGVYFLVTSLAYFIREVWHFWVLAMMIAFAQGGIQSLSRSMFAKLVPPENSAQFFGFYDIFGKFATILGPVMVGGIGWTTGDTRKGVFSLIVLFALGGLLLIRVDESKTVHSEAAA, via the coding sequence ATGTGGTTTGACTCCATACGCTCGTCGCGCCACACTTACGCCTCGAATCCGGGGAACTGTTCCGTGACCAAAGCCGAACGAAGCTGGATACTTTACGACTGCGCGAATAGCGCGCAGACTTTGATCGTCACGACGACCATCTTACCGATTTTCTTCAAATCTTACGCCGCGAAGGGCATGGCGGACGAGGAGTCGACATTCTACTGGGGAGTCGGCAATACGGTCGCAATGGTCTTCGTGGCGATCATGTCGCCGATGCTTGGCGCGCTTGCCGACCATCGCGGGTTCAAGAAGCGGTTGTTCGTTACATTTCTTACGATTGGTCTCGTCGCGACGGCGGCGCTTCCGCTTGTGGGGGAGGGAGAGTGGCTGTTCTGCCTCGCGCTATTTGGACTCTCTACGATTGGCTTCTACGGCGCGGTCGTTTTTTACGATTCCTTTTTGGTCGACGTCGCGACAAAGGACCGGATGGATTGGGTCTCGTCGAATGGGTTTGCGTGGGGATATTTTGCGAGTACGATTCCGTACATTCTTTGTATGCTGCTTATAACGCAGCATCAGCGGATTGGCTTTGACTCCACGCTGGCGCCGACGCGGATTGCCTTTCTCATCACGGCCTTGTGGTGGTTCGGGCTGAGCGTTCCGATGTTGTTGAACGTGCGGCAGGTACACTTTGTGCCGGAGCACGCAAATCCAATCGGGGAGAGCCTTTCGCGGCTGGCCGGAACATTGAGGAACGTCACGAAATACAGGGCGCTTTTTGGGTTTCTGATCGCGTACTTCCTTTATATCGACGGCGTACACACGATTTACAAAATGGCGGTCGCGTTTGGGCTTGATATAGGGATTGACCAGACCAAGCTGCTGACGATTTTGCTCGTGACGCAGATAGTCGCGTTTCCATGCGCCATTCTTTTCGGATATCTCGCGAAATTTGCCGGCGCAAAGCGCATGGTGCTTGTAGGCATCGGCGTCTACTTTTTGGTCACTTCCCTTGCGTATTTCATACGCGAGGTGTGGCACTTCTGGGTGCTGGCCATGATGATTGCGTTCGCGCAGGGCGGCATCCAGTCGCTGAGCCGGAGCATGTTCGCGAAACTGGTGCCGCCGGAAAATTCTGCGCAGTTTTTTGGGTTCTACGATATCTTCGGCAAGTTTGCGACAATTCTCGGGCCGGTGATGGTCGGGGGAATCGGATGGACGACGGGCGACACGCGAAAGGGCGTATTCAGTTTGATCGTCTTATTTGCGTTGGGCGGCCTGCTGCTCATTCGAGTAGACGAATCGAAGACGGTACATTCCGAAGCGGCGGCGTAG
- a CDS encoding PA0069 family radical SAM protein, whose translation MLDPTKAIRGRGATKNPRNRFDEIAYVRDDEWDEEETPRPGTVYLPDASKSILATNDSPDIPFDASLNPYRGCEHGCVYCYARPTHEYFGYSAGLDFETKIFVKHEAPELLRRELMSKRWEPKSISISGVTDPYQPIERKLQITRRCLEVLAEFRNPCGIVTKNRLVTRDIDVLQELASYNAALVFVSVTTLDVPLNRAMEPRTSLPQHRLDTIRALKEAGVPVGVLIAPIVPGLTDEEIPRIAEAAADAGATHAGFIMLRLPYAVAPLFEAWLDQHYPARKEKILNRVRSMRGGNLYKSEFGSRMRGEGFHADQIENIFKVACNKHGLNKTGVNLSTAYFRRPETTGQLELFAK comes from the coding sequence ATGCTCGACCCAACCAAAGCCATTCGCGGACGCGGCGCCACGAAGAACCCGCGAAACCGGTTCGACGAAATCGCATATGTCCGCGACGACGAATGGGACGAAGAGGAGACGCCGCGTCCGGGGACTGTCTATCTGCCCGACGCGTCAAAGAGCATTCTCGCGACAAACGACAGTCCTGACATTCCGTTCGACGCGAGCCTCAACCCATACCGCGGCTGCGAGCACGGCTGTGTCTACTGCTACGCCCGCCCCACGCACGAATACTTTGGCTATTCCGCGGGCCTCGATTTTGAGACCAAGATATTCGTCAAGCACGAAGCGCCGGAATTGTTGCGCAGAGAACTCATGTCGAAACGATGGGAGCCGAAGTCGATCAGCATTTCCGGCGTGACCGACCCCTACCAACCGATTGAACGCAAGCTGCAAATCACGCGGCGATGCCTCGAAGTGCTCGCCGAATTCCGAAATCCCTGCGGCATCGTCACAAAGAACCGGCTCGTCACACGCGATATCGACGTACTCCAGGAACTGGCGAGCTACAATGCCGCGCTCGTGTTCGTCAGCGTGACGACGTTGGACGTCCCGCTTAACCGCGCGATGGAGCCGCGCACGTCGCTGCCGCAACATCGGTTGGACACGATACGCGCGCTGAAGGAAGCGGGCGTTCCCGTGGGCGTATTGATCGCGCCGATAGTCCCCGGGCTGACGGACGAAGAAATCCCGCGCATCGCCGAGGCCGCCGCAGACGCCGGCGCAACGCACGCGGGCTTCATCATGCTGCGCTTGCCCTACGCCGTCGCGCCACTGTTCGAGGCCTGGCTCGATCAGCACTACCCCGCGCGAAAGGAAAAAATACTCAACCGCGTCCGCTCGATGCGCGGCGGCAATCTCTACAAGTCCGAATTCGGTTCCCGCATGCGCGGCGAGGGTTTCCACGCCGATCAGATCGAAAACATTTTCAAAGTCGCCTGCAACAAACACGGACTGAACAAGACCGGCGTAAATCTATCGACTGCGTACTTCAGGCGGCCGGAAACTACCGGCCAACTGGAGTTGTTCGCAAAATAG
- a CDS encoding lecithin retinol acyltransferase family protein, with protein sequence MARGDHVRVFRTGYWHHGIDCGDGTVIHYTGELFNRANAAVRRTTLEQFAKGGRVRVVKSDPTFDAEAIISRAESRLEETRYSTVLNNCEHFASWCRTGQRESKQVRRAITGPPRHYGRHHLGRGSRDCGGNHCRRARDGSRTRIARLDSPGDPLISPTHTPVLGRVQ encoded by the coding sequence GTGGCGCGCGGCGATCATGTTCGAGTGTTTCGGACGGGCTATTGGCACCACGGGATTGACTGTGGGGACGGAACGGTCATCCATTACACCGGCGAGTTATTTAACCGGGCCAACGCGGCGGTGCGCAGGACAACCCTTGAGCAATTCGCGAAAGGCGGCCGGGTGCGCGTCGTGAAGTCGGACCCCACGTTTGACGCGGAGGCCATTATTTCCCGGGCCGAGAGTCGTCTCGAAGAAACGCGGTACAGCACGGTGCTGAACAATTGTGAGCATTTTGCCTCGTGGTGCCGGACCGGCCAGCGCGAGAGCAAACAGGTCCGCCGCGCCATTACGGGTCCGCCGCGCCATTACGGCCGCCACCACCTTGGCCGTGGCAGCCGTGACTGTGGCGGGAACCATTGCCGCCGTGCGCGCGATGGCTCGCGGACGCGCATAGCCCGCTTGGATTCGCCGGGCGACCCCCTAATATCGCCCACGCATACCCCGGTCCTCGGACGCGTCCAATAA
- a CDS encoding SMP-30/gluconolactonase/LRE family protein, with translation MITSLCLGVAIFAAAETVTTGPVELVADGFVFTEGPVWIPSGGLVFSDIPANRIYRVDKTIFREPSNNSNGLVIDTQGRLIACEHGSRSVTRTEKDGTITTIASTFDGKKLNSPNDATVRADGTIFFTDPPYGVKQEERELDFQGVYAILPDGRVSSVAPDFIKPNGIGLSPDGNTLYVADTEGSHIRAFDVAKDGSLSNNRVFCELPHPDGMAIDQKGYVWCTAGDGVRVYSPKGELVHTVVVPQVPANCGFGDADGMTLYITARTGLYKVRCATPGLGFPAGK, from the coding sequence ATGATCACATCGCTGTGCCTCGGAGTCGCGATTTTCGCCGCCGCCGAAACCGTCACAACGGGCCCAGTCGAATTGGTCGCGGACGGGTTTGTGTTTACCGAGGGACCAGTATGGATCCCCAGCGGAGGGTTGGTATTCAGCGACATCCCAGCCAATCGCATTTACAGAGTGGACAAGACGATCTTCCGCGAGCCGAGCAACAACTCGAACGGCCTTGTCATCGATACCCAGGGCCGGCTTATCGCATGCGAACATGGTTCGCGCTCCGTTACACGCACCGAGAAAGACGGCACAATCACAACCATCGCCTCAACCTTCGACGGCAAGAAGCTCAATAGCCCGAATGACGCCACCGTCCGCGCCGATGGCACAATCTTCTTCACCGACCCGCCGTATGGGGTCAAGCAAGAAGAGCGGGAACTGGATTTTCAGGGTGTGTACGCAATCCTGCCGGATGGACGGGTGAGCAGCGTCGCGCCGGACTTTATCAAGCCGAATGGCATCGGCCTCTCGCCCGACGGCAACACACTGTACGTCGCGGACACCGAGGGCAGTCACATCCGCGCATTCGACGTGGCGAAGGACGGCTCGCTCTCCAACAACCGCGTATTCTGTGAACTGCCTCACCCCGACGGCATGGCCATTGACCAAAAGGGATACGTCTGGTGCACGGCGGGAGATGGCGTGCGCGTTTACAGTCCAAAGGGCGAACTCGTTCACACCGTCGTCGTCCCGCAGGTCCCCGCGAATTGCGGATTTGGCGATGCAGACGGCATGACGCTGTACATCACCGCGCGCACGGGCCTGTACAAGGTGCGGTGCGCCACGCCAGGTCTCGGATTCCCTGCGGGCAAGTGA
- a CDS encoding RMD1 family protein — MDTTLFAGRKRIRANAVLLADRIETPLLDVTGRIATTPLTIRAGSAGCVVVFRYGAVIMFGLEPIEEAAFLTDIKKLINEPHERLYQEQAELEIDSAADERVVQGVIVLRDAGVERLQLVADVLAESVVLERYEDIIAKTFDRVEPLAAALERGNWTFRSSKKLLSHIGGAMLIEHKMVGRIEVAEKPEVLWERVELEPLYARLATEYELRERQAALERKLKLTSRTVETVLDLLHHRRNLRVEWYIVILIVVEIMLTLYEMFWRGH, encoded by the coding sequence ATGGACACCACGTTGTTCGCGGGACGCAAGCGTATTCGTGCGAATGCAGTCCTGCTCGCGGATCGCATCGAGACGCCGCTTCTCGACGTAACCGGCCGGATTGCGACAACGCCGCTCACGATTCGCGCCGGGAGCGCCGGCTGTGTGGTCGTGTTCCGCTATGGCGCCGTCATCATGTTCGGTTTGGAACCGATCGAAGAGGCTGCGTTCCTGACCGATATCAAGAAGCTCATCAACGAGCCGCACGAGCGTCTGTATCAGGAGCAGGCGGAACTCGAGATCGATTCGGCGGCGGACGAACGCGTCGTGCAGGGCGTCATCGTGCTGCGCGACGCCGGCGTCGAGCGGCTGCAACTGGTTGCGGACGTGCTGGCGGAGAGCGTGGTGCTCGAGCGCTACGAGGACATCATCGCGAAAACGTTCGACCGCGTCGAGCCGCTCGCGGCCGCGCTCGAACGGGGCAACTGGACGTTTCGCAGTTCGAAGAAACTCCTATCGCACATCGGCGGCGCGATGCTCATCGAACACAAGATGGTCGGGCGCATCGAAGTCGCGGAGAAACCGGAGGTGCTGTGGGAGCGTGTCGAACTCGAACCGCTTTATGCGCGTCTGGCGACAGAATATGAGTTGCGCGAGCGGCAGGCGGCGTTGGAACGCAAGCTCAAACTAACTTCGCGCACGGTTGAAACCGTTCTCGATCTGCTGCACCACCGGCGGAACCTGCGCGTCGAGTGGTACATCGTCATACTCATTGTCGTCGAGATTATGCTGACCCTGTACGAAATGTTTTGGCGTGGGCATTAG
- a CDS encoding enoyl-CoA hydratase/isomerase family protein, with protein MSSMVTYARRGAVGFITVNNPPVNALSIGVRKGIVECLAEGAADGEAKALVLICEGRTFIAGADITEFNKPLEDPDLNAVIAALEDCPKPVVAAIHGTALGGGLETALGCHYRCAAPTAQVGLPEVKLGIIPGAGGTQRLPRIAGVKAALEMITSGDPVPAAKAHTLGIVDEIIDEKLEGAAAFAQKVIAEGRPMRRIRDLTDKLAEAKANPGMFDEFRKAVAKTKRGFEAPQHGINAVEAAVNLPFDKGLEREREIFGEALFSTQSFAQRHIFFAERQVSKIPDIPKDQAALPIRTAAVIGAGTMGGGIAMNFANAGIPVVLIDSTQELVDKGLGVIEKNYAGTVSKGKLTQEKMDQRMALIKPALRYDAIGDVDIVVEAVFEEMDIKKEVFTKLDAACKPEAILATNTSTLDVNEIAAATSRPDKVIGLHFFSPANVMKLLEIVRAAKTSKETLATALALAKTIKKVGVVVGVCDGFVGNRMVHGYIREAMFLLEEGALPHQVDKAIYHFGFPMGPLQMSDLAGLDVGWRIRKRQAATRPKDERYCEIGDKICEMGRYGQKTGAGFYKYEPGNRNPIPDPEIEALCIAESKAKGIARRVISDDEIVKRCIYPLVNEGARILEEGIALRASDIDIIYIYGYGFPVFRGGPMFYADSVGVDSVYKDICAFHEVHGKLWEPAPLIERMAKEGKTFTMG; from the coding sequence ATGAGCAGTATGGTTACGTATGCCCGCAGGGGAGCGGTGGGATTCATCACGGTCAACAACCCGCCGGTAAATGCATTGAGCATTGGCGTCCGGAAGGGGATTGTCGAGTGTCTGGCGGAGGGCGCCGCGGACGGCGAGGCGAAAGCGCTTGTGTTGATCTGCGAAGGGCGCACGTTCATTGCCGGCGCGGACATCACGGAGTTCAACAAGCCGCTGGAAGACCCGGACCTGAACGCGGTCATCGCCGCGCTCGAGGACTGTCCCAAGCCCGTCGTCGCGGCGATTCACGGTACGGCGTTGGGCGGAGGGTTGGAAACTGCGTTGGGCTGCCACTATCGGTGCGCCGCGCCGACTGCGCAGGTGGGTCTGCCGGAGGTGAAACTCGGGATCATCCCCGGCGCGGGCGGCACGCAACGGTTGCCCCGTATCGCGGGCGTGAAAGCCGCGCTCGAAATGATTACGAGCGGCGATCCTGTTCCCGCCGCGAAGGCGCATACGCTTGGCATCGTCGACGAAATCATCGACGAGAAGCTGGAAGGCGCGGCCGCATTTGCGCAAAAGGTGATCGCGGAAGGGCGTCCGATGCGCCGCATTCGCGATCTGACCGACAAACTTGCCGAAGCAAAGGCCAACCCCGGCATGTTCGACGAATTTCGGAAGGCCGTCGCGAAAACAAAACGCGGGTTTGAGGCGCCGCAACATGGGATCAATGCGGTGGAAGCGGCGGTGAATTTGCCTTTCGACAAGGGCCTCGAACGCGAACGCGAGATTTTCGGCGAGGCGCTGTTTTCGACGCAGTCCTTCGCGCAACGACACATCTTCTTCGCCGAGCGCCAGGTATCGAAGATTCCCGATATACCGAAAGACCAGGCCGCGTTGCCGATTCGCACCGCGGCCGTCATCGGCGCGGGGACGATGGGCGGCGGTATCGCGATGAATTTCGCGAATGCGGGCATTCCGGTCGTGCTCATCGACAGCACGCAGGAACTGGTCGACAAGGGCCTCGGCGTCATCGAGAAGAACTACGCGGGCACCGTCTCGAAGGGCAAGCTCACGCAAGAGAAGATGGACCAGCGCATGGCGCTGATAAAACCCGCGCTGCGTTACGACGCAATCGGGGATGTCGATATTGTTGTCGAGGCGGTATTCGAGGAGATGGACATCAAAAAGGAGGTGTTCACGAAACTCGACGCCGCGTGCAAACCCGAAGCGATTCTCGCAACAAACACCTCGACGCTGGACGTGAACGAGATCGCGGCGGCCACCTCGCGGCCGGATAAAGTGATCGGCCTGCACTTCTTCAGTCCCGCGAACGTGATGAAACTGCTCGAAATCGTGCGCGCGGCGAAGACCTCAAAGGAAACGCTGGCGACCGCGCTGGCGCTGGCGAAGACGATCAAGAAAGTCGGCGTTGTGGTTGGCGTGTGCGACGGGTTCGTCGGTAATCGCATGGTGCATGGGTACATACGCGAGGCGATGTTCCTGCTCGAAGAGGGGGCGCTGCCGCATCAGGTGGACAAGGCCATCTACCACTTTGGGTTTCCGATGGGGCCGCTGCAAATGAGCGATCTCGCCGGCCTCGACGTGGGCTGGCGCATTCGCAAGCGGCAGGCCGCGACGCGCCCGAAAGACGAGCGCTATTGCGAGATCGGCGACAAGATTTGCGAGATGGGCCGCTACGGCCAGAAGACCGGTGCGGGCTTCTATAAGTACGAACCCGGCAACCGAAATCCGATTCCCGATCCGGAAATCGAGGCGCTATGCATCGCCGAGTCGAAAGCGAAGGGCATTGCGCGCCGCGTGATTTCGGACGACGAAATCGTGAAGCGGTGCATTTATCCGCTCGTTAACGAAGGCGCGCGCATCCTCGAGGAAGGCATCGCCCTGCGCGCTAGCGACATCGACATCATCTACATCTACGGCTACGGCTTTCCGGTCTTTCGCGGCGGCCCCATGTTTTATGCGGACAGCGTGGGCGTCGATTCGGTTTATAAGGACATCTGCGCGTTCCACGAGGTGCATGGAAAGTTGTGGGAGCCGGCGCCGCTTATCGAACGAATGGCGAAAGAAGGCAAGACCTTCACGATGGGATGA
- a CDS encoding PKD domain-containing protein, with the protein MARPLRAVTWPGVLAIAFVSGMMGCQPAFVPLQIDPAAIEFSYNVDSIDFRVARAAERPPDPNFRITDGGTEWLDVEPRKGSSTGPDDWANFTVTVDRSKMNLGLNAAQLEFVSPSAPRQLVSVMASRALAADFAATPLVGLPLQEVSFFDISIAAPAWDQISGWMWDFGDGTGPSYAQNPKHTYTSPGKYTVTLEVRAGLVAETIVKKEYIEVVAPEAPMADFVALPLSPPVNMVVQFTNLSTSGDGIASWFWTFGDGSFSTDMHPRHVYSAIGMYTVSLTVADSYGSSDTETKNDYIDVQPTGPTAQFSAPGRVVLAGSSVYFTDLSDPGSSPITMWEWFFGDGGASNVQNPSHTYAAAGQYTVTLTVWTPIGHDTRTKTNYITVIE; encoded by the coding sequence ATGGCCCGACCGCTGCGTGCCGTGACGTGGCCCGGTGTCTTGGCTATTGCGTTCGTATCGGGGATGATGGGTTGCCAGCCTGCCTTTGTTCCGTTGCAGATCGACCCGGCGGCGATCGAATTCAGCTACAACGTCGATTCGATTGATTTTCGCGTTGCGAGGGCTGCCGAACGGCCTCCCGACCCCAATTTCAGGATTACCGATGGCGGCACGGAATGGTTGGATGTAGAGCCGCGCAAAGGCAGCAGCACCGGCCCTGACGACTGGGCCAATTTCACGGTGACTGTCGACCGCTCCAAGATGAATTTGGGCCTCAATGCCGCCCAACTCGAGTTTGTCTCGCCTAGCGCACCACGGCAACTGGTCTCCGTTATGGCCTCGAGGGCGCTGGCCGCGGACTTCGCCGCAACGCCGCTGGTGGGCCTACCCCTTCAGGAAGTCAGTTTCTTCGACATTTCCATTGCGGCGCCGGCATGGGACCAGATTTCTGGATGGATGTGGGACTTCGGCGATGGGACCGGCCCAAGCTACGCGCAGAATCCCAAACACACCTACACAAGCCCCGGTAAGTACACTGTGACGTTGGAGGTCCGAGCGGGTCTCGTCGCCGAGACCATCGTCAAAAAAGAATACATCGAGGTCGTCGCACCGGAGGCACCAATGGCGGACTTCGTCGCTTTGCCCCTGAGTCCGCCGGTGAATATGGTCGTCCAATTTACGAACCTGTCTACGAGCGGCGACGGCATTGCGTCGTGGTTCTGGACGTTTGGCGACGGTTCGTTCAGCACCGACATGCATCCGCGGCACGTGTATTCCGCAATCGGCATGTACACCGTATCCCTCACCGTCGCCGACAGCTACGGAAGTTCGGACACCGAGACAAAAAACGATTACATCGACGTCCAGCCCACCGGGCCCACGGCACAATTTTCCGCCCCCGGGCGCGTGGTGTTGGCCGGCAGCTCCGTCTACTTTACCGATCTTTCCGATCCCGGTTCCTCGCCGATCACAATGTGGGAGTGGTTCTTCGGCGACGGCGGAGCCAGTAACGTGCAGAATCCCTCGCACACCTACGCCGCGGCGGGGCAGTATACGGTTACCCTCACCGTTTGGACGCCGATCGGTCACGACACAAGAACAAAGACCAACTACATAACAGTAATAGAGTAA
- a CDS encoding right-handed parallel beta-helix repeat-containing protein: MNLQSNRTAVAFSAVVLLSASAAALEFHVLPTGLDTNPGTAEAPFATLVRARDAIRDVRRGQAATGEAVTVWLHGGVYPLAESFALGAEDGGSAESPVVYRAAEGESPRIIGGRAVPVDALLPITDETIVGRMDESARGHVLWSDLRALGIADTGEMPSHFEAAPAVSELYYDGMRMVLARWPNEGWAEIAEVVESGPAPWRNHASDKLGVFAYSGDRPERWAAAPAVWLQGYWCFDWAIDSIKIESIDTEKRRITLAERHVYGIGSGNSAPRRYKAFNLLEELDQPGEYFIDRENGVLYFWPPASGDGHDIVLTTLREPLMSLANVANVVVRGLTFEMCAGAAVKIEGGSNVAINGCIVRNTGLSGIEVIGGEDHSVVACDIYGAGTNGVVVSGGDRKSLTSSGHRIENNDIHHVSLRQATHAYNMLLGGVGVRVAHNWIHDAPHQGITIGGNDHLIEYNEVYNIGMDSDDCGAFYMGRNPSERGTVLRYNFWHDVGSKMAHGSSAIYFDDGAGGQRVYGNVFLRAAGGNHGAVFSHGGHDNWVENNIFIECKRAMGASPWPDTTWQQWLGESLWQERLLKEVDITKPPYTDRYPALAGFMESWKVPRLNHSARNVIVKCESSIDGNWDVRDNLILRWDPGFVDAANGNYALREDSIVFKTVPGFEPIPFDQIGLQLDGYRAAIPARSGVERR; encoded by the coding sequence ATGAATCTGCAATCGAATAGAACCGCGGTCGCGTTCAGCGCGGTTGTGTTGCTGAGCGCGTCCGCGGCCGCGCTGGAATTCCACGTCCTTCCCACTGGACTCGATACGAACCCGGGCACCGCGGAAGCGCCGTTTGCGACGCTCGTGCGCGCGCGGGACGCGATACGCGATGTGCGGCGCGGTCAGGCTGCAACGGGTGAAGCGGTGACCGTCTGGCTGCACGGCGGCGTGTATCCGCTGGCGGAATCGTTTGCGCTGGGCGCCGAAGACGGCGGCAGTGCCGAATCGCCAGTCGTGTACCGCGCCGCGGAAGGGGAGTCTCCACGAATCATTGGCGGGCGCGCGGTGCCCGTCGATGCCCTTCTCCCGATCACAGACGAAACAATCGTGGGGCGAATGGACGAGTCGGCGCGGGGTCACGTCCTGTGGTCCGATCTCCGCGCATTGGGTATCGCCGATACCGGCGAAATGCCGAGTCATTTTGAGGCGGCGCCCGCGGTTTCGGAACTCTATTACGACGGTATGCGCATGGTTCTGGCGCGGTGGCCGAACGAGGGGTGGGCGGAAATCGCGGAGGTGGTCGAGAGCGGCCCAGCCCCGTGGCGCAACCACGCATCGGATAAGCTCGGCGTGTTCGCCTATTCCGGCGATCGTCCGGAACGATGGGCCGCCGCGCCGGCGGTGTGGCTGCAAGGGTATTGGTGTTTCGACTGGGCGATCGACAGCATCAAAATCGAATCGATCGATACGGAAAAGAGACGGATTACGCTCGCCGAGCGGCATGTGTACGGTATCGGAAGCGGCAACTCCGCGCCGCGTCGATACAAGGCGTTCAATCTGCTCGAAGAGTTGGACCAACCCGGCGAATACTTCATCGATCGTGAGAACGGTGTCCTCTACTTTTGGCCGCCCGCCTCCGGCGACGGACATGACATAGTGCTCACGACGCTGCGCGAGCCGCTTATGTCTTTGGCAAACGTGGCGAACGTCGTTGTTCGCGGTCTGACGTTCGAGATGTGCGCGGGCGCCGCCGTCAAAATCGAGGGCGGCAGCAACGTAGCCATCAACGGGTGCATCGTCCGCAACACGGGCCTCAGCGGAATTGAAGTAATCGGTGGCGAGGACCACAGCGTCGTCGCGTGTGATATCTACGGCGCCGGCACGAATGGCGTCGTCGTGTCCGGAGGCGATCGAAAGTCCCTGACATCGTCCGGCCATCGAATCGAGAACAACGACATCCACCACGTATCGCTTCGACAGGCTACGCATGCATACAACATGCTGCTCGGCGGCGTTGGCGTTCGCGTCGCGCACAATTGGATACACGATGCGCCGCACCAGGGCATCACTATCGGGGGGAACGATCACCTCATCGAGTACAACGAGGTGTACAACATCGGCATGGACAGCGACGACTGCGGCGCGTTTTACATGGGCCGCAATCCGTCGGAACGCGGCACCGTCTTGCGTTACAACTTCTGGCACGACGTGGGCAGCAAGATGGCGCACGGCAGCTCCGCAATCTACTTCGACGACGGCGCCGGAGGGCAACGCGTGTACGGCAACGTGTTCCTGCGCGCGGCCGGGGGCAACCACGGCGCGGTGTTCAGTCACGGTGGCCACGACAATTGGGTCGAGAACAACATTTTTATCGAGTGCAAACGCGCGATGGGCGCGTCGCCCTGGCCGGACACGACATGGCAGCAGTGGCTCGGTGAGTCGTTATGGCAAGAGCGCTTACTCAAGGAAGTGGACATCACCAAGCCGCCGTACACGGACCGCTATCCGGCGCTTGCCGGGTTCATGGAGTCGTGGAAGGTACCGCGGCTGAATCACTCCGCGCGCAACGTGATTGTGAAATGCGAATCGTCCATCGACGGAAATTGGGACGTGCGCGATAATTTGATCCTTCGCTGGGACCCGGGATTCGTGGACGCCGCGAACGGGAACTATGCCCTGCGGGAGGACTCGATCGTGTTCAAGACCGTACCGGGCTTCGAGCCGATTCCCTTCGATCAAATCGGCCTGCAACTCGACGGGTACCGCGCGGCGATACCCGCGCGGTCAGGGGTCGAACGACGATAG